TAAATGAACAATTTTATTCTCATCGCAAACCCGATTTCCGGTAAGGGACACGCAAGAAACATTGCTGAACAGGCTTATGCTGCCCTCACTGCGTCTGGATGTCAGGGACAATTGGTGTTTACTTCGGCATCTGGTGATGCGATGCGTTTCGCGCGAGAAGCCGTTTCTGATGGCATTCGGTCGGTGATTGCTTGCGGTGGTGATGGAACACTCCACGAGGTCGTCAATGGCATCGCAATGGTTCCAGATGTAACCTTGGGGGTCCTTCCGTGCGGTCGTGGCAACGATTTCGCGGCGGCGATTGGCGTGCCACTGAAACCTGACGCTGCAATCGCAACCCTCTTATCTGGCACTCCTATCCGTGTCGATTTAGGACGCTGCTATCAGAATAGTCCTCAGTTAACGGTTAACAGTCGTCAGTTAAAAGGTGGGGTTGTTGAACCAGAGCCTTCTTTAACTGATAACCGACAACTGACAACTGACAACTATTTCATCACTATTGCTACCTGCGGATACGATACGGAAGTGAGTCGCCGCGCGGCGAAGGGAACACCACTGTTTGCAGGGACTGCTTCCTACGCTTATGCAGCAGTCGAGACATTGTTCTACTATGAACCACCGTTTGTGAGACTTGAAGGGGATTTTGGTATCCACGAAGGACCGCTCCTCCTCGCAGCGACCGGGATCACACATCGATACGGTGGTGGATTTCAGATTGTGCCGAATGCGCAAATCGACGATGGGCTTTTCGATGTCTGCATCATCCGTCCGGTCTCCTCGCTAACGGTGTTACGGCTTATGGTGACACTCTTCTGGGGCGGACACGTCTCGCACCCAGCCGTATCTATGCACCAAACTCGTACTTTAACAATTGAGACCGACACCCCTCTTCTCTTGTATGCGGACGGTGAACCGATGTGCGAAACCCCTGCCACAATTGAGATAATTAAAGACGGACTCGTTGTGATGTCTCCTCGTTGATTCCGCTCGTTTTTTTGTCCTTAGGAATCCTCTGGATACATCTTCTCGATAGCATCCCCGTATCGTGCTATGATAACATTCCGCTTCAACTTTAGCGTCGGTGTCATCTCATCTTCTTCTTGAGAAAATTCCTTCTCAAGCAAGGTGAATCGACGTACCTGTTCAAAGTCGGCGAAATCGGTCAAACGGCTCCGGATGTCACTTTGAATCAGTTGTTGTATCTCACGTGTCTCGAGCATCGTTGAAAGGTCATCCGTTGCAACACCGTTTTCCGCTGCCCACGCCTTGAGTGCATCAAAATTGGGAACAATCAGTGCGGCAAGGTTTTTGCGTTCGTTTCCGACCAACATAATCTGGTTAATGAAGGGACTTTGCACCAACTCACTCTCTATCGGTTGCGGCGCAACATTCTTGCCGTTAGAGAGCACAATGATGTTCTTCTTTCTGTCAGTGATCTTGACAAATCCATCCTCATCAATGATGCCGATGTCGCCCGTATGAAACCAACGCTCTCCATCGATAACCTCTGCTGTCGCGGATTCGTTGTTGAAATAGCCTTTCATGACGTGTGGACCGCGGGTTAAAATCTCTCCGTCTTCAGCAATTTGTACCTCTATGCCCGGGACAGGCATCCCAA
The nucleotide sequence above comes from Candidatus Poribacteria bacterium. Encoded proteins:
- a CDS encoding diacylglycerol kinase family lipid kinase produces the protein MNNFILIANPISGKGHARNIAEQAYAALTASGCQGQLVFTSASGDAMRFAREAVSDGIRSVIACGGDGTLHEVVNGIAMVPDVTLGVLPCGRGNDFAAAIGVPLKPDAAIATLLSGTPIRVDLGRCYQNSPQLTVNSRQLKGGVVEPEPSLTDNRQLTTDNYFITIATCGYDTEVSRRAAKGTPLFAGTASYAYAAVETLFYYEPPFVRLEGDFGIHEGPLLLAATGITHRYGGGFQIVPNAQIDDGLFDVCIIRPVSSLTVLRLMVTLFWGGHVSHPAVSMHQTRTLTIETDTPLLLYADGEPMCETPATIEIIKDGLVVMSPR